One window of Chloroflexus aggregans DSM 9485 genomic DNA carries:
- a CDS encoding amino acid hydroxylase produces MATIAPPALPAYTDEDHAVWATLCARQVPRLERYACRLFREGFRKLNLDLQRLPDPMQVSERLAAMTGWTLCDAQNEYLNPTEWFEHIAERRFPVTNYIRRMDELDFTPLPDLFHEYIGHLAFFTDQRFADIAQAFGPLYFAGDERQRLEIARLWWYSIEFGLIREDGELRAFGAGLLSSIGELDHAFAPTTPRVPFDIRRVANTPGAAYSMHETYFILDDLEHVARILRKYAAMEGLPPVNV; encoded by the coding sequence ATGGCCACGATCGCTCCACCTGCGTTACCCGCCTACACCGATGAAGATCACGCTGTTTGGGCTACCCTCTGCGCTCGCCAAGTTCCGCGTCTTGAACGTTATGCCTGCCGACTGTTTCGTGAAGGCTTTCGCAAGCTCAATCTTGATTTGCAACGCTTGCCCGATCCGATGCAGGTGAGCGAGCGTCTTGCCGCGATGACCGGCTGGACGCTGTGTGACGCACAGAACGAGTATCTCAATCCGACCGAATGGTTTGAACACATTGCCGAACGTCGGTTTCCGGTGACGAATTATATTCGGCGGATGGATGAACTCGACTTTACCCCACTCCCTGACCTGTTTCATGAGTATATCGGCCATCTAGCTTTTTTCACCGATCAGCGTTTTGCCGATATTGCTCAAGCGTTTGGCCCGCTCTATTTTGCCGGCGACGAGCGGCAGCGCCTCGAAATTGCTCGTCTCTGGTGGTATAGCATCGAGTTTGGCTTGATCCGTGAAGATGGTGAATTGCGTGCGTTCGGGGCCGGTTTGCTTTCCTCAATCGGTGAGTTGGATCACGCCTTTGCTCCAACAACACCACGGGTACCGTTTGATATCCGACGGGTGGCGAATACGCCCGGTGCTGCATATTCGATGCACGAGACCTACTTTATTCTCGATGATTTAGAACACGTAGCGCGGATCCTGCGTAAGTATGCAGCGATGGAGGGTTTGCCGCCGGTCAATGTGTGA
- a CDS encoding metal-sulfur cluster assembly factor: MITEDMVRAALKNVVDPEIGLDVVNLGLVYRIDILDGGKTVDIDMTLTTPACPAGPQILQQAQREVMALKEVYKELENVKINLVWTPFWNPSMMSEEAREELGFF, translated from the coding sequence ATGATTACTGAAGACATGGTGCGCGCTGCGCTGAAGAATGTCGTTGATCCGGAGATTGGCCTTGATGTGGTCAATCTCGGTCTTGTGTATCGGATTGATATTCTCGACGGTGGCAAGACGGTCGACATCGATATGACGCTGACAACTCCGGCCTGTCCGGCAGGACCGCAGATTTTACAACAGGCTCAACGCGAAGTGATGGCGTTGAAGGAAGTCTATAAAGAGTTGGAAAACGTAAAAATCAATCTTGTCTGGACACCCTTCTGGAATCCGTCGATGATGTCCGAAGAGGCGCGCGAGGAACTTGGCTTCTTTTAG
- a CDS encoding aspartate:alanine exchanger family transporter, whose protein sequence is MIELLAGNPLLLLFVVSAIGYLIGRIQIGGISLGVAAVLFVGLAFGAIDQRLRLPDIIYLLGLVIFVYTIGLSSGPGFVASLRQRGLRNNLFIGGILVAAAGITLLIRWALGLNGAQAAGLYAGSLTNTPALAAVIEQLSRIGANEAQRAEPVVGYSVAYPVGVLGMILAIYLTRRLWHIDLTYEAQQLRELGAIGEHLINRTVLVTNPAIAGQTISELVKHNKWNVIFSRYQHNGNIEIATRTTTLTPGDLVNVVGAPEAVERVAQAIGEIAPEQLELDRHTLDFRRIFVSNPEIVGVPLRDLHLPSTMGAVITRIRRGDAEILPHGDTVLELGDRVRVVTHRDNMERVSNFFGDSYRSLAEIDVVSFGLGMAIGMLVGLIPFPLPAGGTFSLGLAGGPLIVALILGWRGRTGPIVWSLPYSANLTLRQVGMTLFLAGVGTRSGYSFVTTLTQGNGLLLFLGGALITVPVAFATLVIGYKLLKIPFSLLIGMLAGLQTQPAVLAFANEQTGNEAPNIGYAMVYPTATIVKIILAQLLLGG, encoded by the coding sequence ATGATAGAACTACTAGCCGGTAATCCGCTGCTGTTACTATTCGTCGTTTCAGCGATTGGCTACCTGATCGGACGCATCCAAATCGGCGGGATCAGCCTCGGTGTCGCCGCCGTTCTGTTCGTGGGGCTAGCGTTTGGTGCAATCGACCAGCGCTTACGTCTGCCTGACATTATTTATCTACTAGGACTCGTCATTTTCGTCTACACGATTGGGCTGAGCAGTGGTCCCGGATTCGTCGCTTCACTCCGTCAACGTGGGCTACGCAACAACCTCTTTATCGGCGGTATCTTGGTCGCTGCCGCCGGAATAACCCTCCTCATCCGATGGGCACTCGGCCTCAACGGTGCCCAGGCTGCCGGTCTCTACGCCGGTAGTTTGACCAACACACCGGCCCTCGCCGCAGTTATCGAACAGCTTAGTCGGATCGGTGCGAATGAAGCGCAACGCGCCGAACCGGTAGTCGGCTATTCGGTGGCCTACCCGGTTGGTGTACTGGGTATGATCCTCGCCATCTACCTGACCCGCCGGCTCTGGCACATTGACTTGACCTACGAAGCCCAACAGCTCCGTGAACTCGGCGCCATCGGCGAACATCTGATCAATCGTACCGTGCTGGTTACCAATCCGGCCATTGCCGGCCAGACCATTAGTGAGCTGGTGAAACACAACAAGTGGAACGTTATCTTCAGCCGCTACCAACACAACGGCAACATTGAGATTGCGACCCGCACCACCACGTTAACGCCCGGCGATCTCGTCAATGTTGTGGGCGCACCCGAAGCGGTTGAGCGCGTTGCTCAGGCCATCGGCGAGATAGCTCCCGAACAGCTTGAACTCGACCGTCATACCCTCGACTTTCGTCGCATTTTTGTCTCGAATCCTGAGATCGTGGGAGTACCACTGCGTGACCTCCACTTACCTTCGACTATGGGAGCGGTCATTACCCGTATCCGTCGCGGTGATGCCGAAATCTTGCCACACGGCGACACGGTGCTCGAATTGGGCGACCGTGTGCGCGTTGTCACCCATCGCGACAACATGGAACGGGTGAGTAACTTCTTTGGCGACTCATACCGCTCGCTGGCCGAGATCGATGTCGTCTCCTTCGGATTAGGGATGGCCATCGGTATGCTGGTCGGCCTGATCCCATTCCCCTTACCCGCTGGTGGCACCTTTTCGCTCGGATTAGCCGGTGGGCCGTTGATCGTTGCCCTCATCCTCGGCTGGCGCGGACGTACCGGGCCTATCGTCTGGAGCTTACCTTACAGTGCTAATCTGACCTTACGGCAAGTTGGTATGACCTTGTTCTTGGCCGGGGTAGGCACGCGCTCCGGCTATAGCTTCGTCACCACGCTCACCCAAGGGAACGGCTTACTCCTCTTTCTCGGCGGCGCCCTGATTACCGTCCCGGTGGCTTTTGCCACCCTCGTCATCGGCTACAAGCTGCTGAAGATACCCTTCAGCCTTCTGATCGGCATGCTGGCCGGTTTACAAACCCAACCGGCTGTGCTGGCCTTTGCTAATGAACAAACCGGTAACGAAGCCCCTAACATCGGCTACGCAATGGTCTACCCAACGGCAACGATTGTCAAAATTATTCTGGCGCAATTGCTCCTCGGTGGCTAA
- the zigA gene encoding zinc metallochaperone GTPase ZigA — protein MDRANNQPSPLPVTVLSGFLGSGKTTLLNYVLANRAGLRVAVIVNDMSEINIDAHLVRTGEAALSRTEERLVELTNGCICCTLREDLLLEVARLAREGRFDYLLIESTGIAEPLPIAETFTFPGPDGTTLADIARLDTMVTVVDAYNFPRDLLSLDELRDRQLAVSDDDDRTVVDLLIEQVEFADVIVLNKTDLVAGDDLDRLEALLHKLNPEAHIIRSVFGRVPLDHILNTGRFSFERAAQMPGWLKELRGEHTPETEEYGITSFVFRARRPFHPQRLWDLFHSEWPGVLRSKGIFWLATRMNQCGIWSQAGAACRIEPGGWWWAASDEQPTDPAEQAALAALWDAQWGDRRQELVFIGQDMDEDALRRQLTACLLTDAEMRLGPGGWATFPDPFGSWEMVWTADED, from the coding sequence GTGGATCGGGCGAATAACCAACCATCACCGCTACCGGTAACCGTACTCTCCGGCTTTCTCGGCAGCGGTAAGACGACACTGCTCAACTATGTGCTGGCCAATCGGGCCGGCTTGCGCGTTGCTGTAATCGTCAACGATATGAGTGAAATCAATATCGACGCGCACCTCGTCCGTACCGGTGAAGCCGCGCTCAGTCGCACCGAAGAGCGCCTGGTCGAGCTGACCAACGGCTGTATTTGCTGTACACTGCGTGAAGATCTGTTGCTCGAGGTAGCCCGCCTGGCCCGCGAAGGGCGCTTCGACTATCTGCTGATCGAGTCGACCGGCATCGCCGAGCCACTTCCTATCGCCGAGACGTTCACGTTTCCCGGTCCTGATGGGACAACGCTTGCCGATATTGCCCGCCTTGATACAATGGTAACTGTTGTCGATGCGTACAATTTTCCACGAGATTTGCTCTCGCTCGATGAATTACGTGATCGGCAGTTGGCCGTCAGCGACGATGATGATCGCACGGTCGTCGATCTGCTGATCGAACAAGTTGAATTCGCCGACGTGATCGTTCTCAACAAAACTGACCTGGTTGCCGGCGATGATCTTGACCGGCTTGAAGCACTCTTGCACAAACTCAACCCAGAAGCACACATTATCCGTAGTGTCTTCGGGCGAGTACCGCTCGATCACATCCTCAACACGGGCCGCTTCAGCTTTGAGCGCGCAGCGCAGATGCCGGGCTGGCTGAAAGAGTTGCGTGGTGAGCACACGCCTGAAACCGAAGAATACGGGATTACCAGTTTTGTCTTTCGGGCACGCCGTCCGTTTCACCCACAACGTTTGTGGGACCTGTTCCATAGCGAATGGCCGGGTGTTTTGCGTTCAAAAGGTATCTTTTGGCTGGCAACCCGTATGAATCAGTGTGGCATCTGGTCGCAAGCCGGGGCTGCTTGCCGGATCGAGCCGGGCGGATGGTGGTGGGCAGCAAGCGACGAGCAACCCACCGACCCTGCCGAACAAGCAGCGTTGGCTGCGTTATGGGATGCGCAATGGGGTGATCGCCGTCAGGAGTTGGTGTTCATCGGTCAAGATATGGACGAAGATGCCCTTCGGCGCCAACTTACCGCCTGCTTGCTGACCGATGCTGAGATGCGTCTTGGCCCTGGCGGGTGGGCAACGTTCCCCGATCCATTTGGTAGTTGGGAGATGGTATGGACCGCCGATGAGGATTAA
- a CDS encoding SaoD/DsrE family protein: protein MKVAYIFATSGHTASYKLGKMILPQLEAGTHGAQVVGMFFFDDNTYLLRAGDPMGERLANVAAEHGILLMMCDQCALERGLAEGEPGNCVVKGTVAGVKVGCFPDLYAALTGNPPDQVITL, encoded by the coding sequence ATGAAAGTTGCGTATATCTTTGCGACCTCAGGCCACACGGCCAGCTATAAGCTAGGCAAGATGATTCTGCCGCAACTAGAAGCCGGTACTCACGGTGCGCAGGTCGTTGGGATGTTCTTTTTCGACGACAACACCTATCTGCTCCGCGCCGGTGACCCGATGGGTGAGCGATTGGCGAACGTGGCAGCCGAGCACGGCATCCTCCTCATGATGTGTGACCAGTGCGCTCTGGAACGCGGTTTGGCCGAAGGGGAGCCGGGCAATTGTGTGGTGAAAGGGACGGTAGCCGGGGTGAAAGTAGGCTGCTTCCCCGATCTGTACGCAGCCCTGACCGGGAACCCGCCCGATCAAGTGATTACGCTGTAA
- the rpmB gene encoding 50S ribosomal protein L28 translates to MARRCDLTGKGPSFGHHVSFSKRRTNRRWLPNVQTRRIWVPEEQRYVKLKLSAAALREINRKGLLKALRDRGLTLRDLERRSS, encoded by the coding sequence ATGGCCCGTCGTTGTGATCTCACCGGAAAAGGCCCATCGTTTGGTCATCATGTCTCATTTTCAAAACGCCGCACCAACCGACGCTGGTTGCCCAATGTGCAAACACGGCGCATTTGGGTGCCCGAAGAGCAACGGTACGTCAAGCTAAAACTCTCGGCGGCAGCCCTGCGTGAAATCAATCGGAAAGGGTTGCTCAAAGCCCTGCGCGACCGTGGTCTTACATTACGCGACCTCGAGCGACGATCTTCATGA
- a CDS encoding FAD/NAD(P)-binding protein: MIVHLSSSHDMDLHWLIIGGGIHGVHLALVLRERCGIAAEQMQIIDPHEQLLARWEACTTACGMRYLRSTVVHHLAPDPHDLLRFAQQTRAEAYHFHGRYQRPSLAIFRAHSWALIERYRLVDLTQRGRVKGLVRREEGWCVETDRGAITARNVILALGIGEQLRWPVWASALRAAGAPIYHLYEPGFDRTRISTGANVVIIGGGISAAHLALALCPTTPVTLVMRHPIKIAPFDSPPGWMGPKELRRFHAEPDMRHRRAMINQARLPGTMPVELAQALTTAVQHERLQMVIDEVRTANYTNDDGITLTLNDATLHAATVILATGFTGERPGHLWLDEAIAAYDLPVAACGYPIVGTDLRWTQGLYVSGALAELELGPVARNIVGARHAGERLANEVRD, translated from the coding sequence ATGATCGTACACCTTAGCAGTTCACACGATATGGACCTACACTGGCTCATTATCGGCGGTGGAATTCACGGTGTCCATCTGGCATTGGTGCTACGTGAACGGTGTGGCATCGCTGCCGAACAGATGCAGATCATCGACCCCCACGAACAGCTCCTTGCCCGCTGGGAAGCGTGTACCACCGCCTGCGGTATGCGTTACCTGCGTTCAACGGTTGTGCATCATCTTGCCCCCGATCCCCACGATCTGTTGCGCTTTGCGCAGCAGACTCGCGCCGAAGCATATCACTTTCACGGTCGCTACCAGCGTCCCTCGCTTGCTATCTTTCGCGCCCATAGTTGGGCGCTCATCGAACGGTACCGACTCGTCGATCTGACCCAACGCGGTCGCGTCAAAGGTTTGGTCCGTCGCGAGGAAGGCTGGTGCGTCGAAACGGATCGAGGAGCAATCACCGCGCGCAATGTCATCTTGGCGCTTGGAATCGGTGAACAGCTTCGTTGGCCGGTATGGGCATCGGCACTACGGGCTGCCGGCGCGCCGATATACCACCTCTACGAACCGGGGTTTGACCGCACCCGCATTAGTACTGGAGCGAATGTTGTCATTATTGGCGGTGGGATCAGTGCCGCACACCTTGCCCTCGCACTTTGCCCAACAACACCCGTCACCCTCGTGATGCGGCACCCGATCAAGATTGCACCGTTTGATAGCCCACCGGGATGGATGGGACCAAAAGAGCTGCGTCGTTTTCACGCCGAACCCGATATGCGACATCGTCGCGCTATGATCAACCAGGCTCGCTTACCGGGAACAATGCCGGTTGAGTTGGCGCAAGCCCTGACCACCGCCGTCCAACATGAGCGCTTGCAGATGGTGATTGATGAGGTACGCACTGCCAACTATACCAATGATGACGGGATCACGCTAACGCTCAACGACGCGACGCTTCACGCAGCAACCGTTATTCTTGCCACCGGCTTCACCGGAGAGCGACCAGGTCACCTATGGCTCGATGAGGCGATTGCGGCGTATGACTTGCCGGTAGCGGCGTGTGGTTATCCTATCGTGGGAACCGATCTCCGGTGGACACAGGGTTTATACGTTAGTGGAGCATTAGCCGAACTCGAGCTTGGTCCGGTTGCCCGTAACATCGTGGGTGCGCGACACGCCGGCGAACGGCTGGCAAATGAAGTACGCGACTAA
- a CDS encoding transposase, which translates to MRVPGRVGRPRSRPRRIGGDAAYHARRSCQWLRDHGIGAVIPPRRQPGRRPVRPVRYDPVRDRGRTVIERTVGVLKDCRSFATRFAKLALHFGNMVNLAIIQRSLRLLGPGQTSTNLVAVQTLGPVKRWCTSTALPLTAMRSEKMLDSTGLVNRTALLLPDE; encoded by the coding sequence GTGCGCGTGCCGGGCCGGGTGGGGCGCCCCCGCAGTCGGCCCCGCCGGATCGGTGGCGACGCGGCCTACCACGCCCGCCGCAGCTGCCAGTGGCTGCGCGACCACGGCATCGGTGCCGTCATCCCGCCCCGCCGCCAGCCCGGCCGCCGCCCCGTTCGCCCCGTTCGCTACGACCCCGTCCGCGACCGCGGGCGCACCGTTATCGAGCGCACCGTCGGCGTCCTCAAGGACTGCCGCTCGTTCGCCACCCGCTTCGCGAAGCTCGCCCTCCACTTCGGCAATATGGTCAACCTCGCCATCATCCAGCGCTCTCTGCGCCTGCTTGGCCCCGGACAAACCAGCACGAACTTAGTTGCTGTACAGACCCTAGGGCCTGTCAAGCGCTGGTGTACATCAACCGCTCTCCCGTTGACGGCAATGCGTTCTGAAAAAATGCTTGATAGCACTGGTTTGGTCAACCGCACCGCTTTGTTGTTACCTGACGAATGA
- a CDS encoding transposase: MVEDRISAVNGGMLMRRYELTDEQYALLEPSLPRMQRTDGHLWSDHRRALNGLFWKLRSGAPWRAIPTRYGPWSSISDRYRRWCRAG; the protein is encoded by the coding sequence ATGGTGGAGGATCGCATCAGTGCAGTGAACGGCGGTATGCTGATGCGACGCTACGAGCTGACGGACGAGCAGTACGCGCTGCTGGAGCCCTCCTTGCCCCGGATGCAGCGGACGGACGGTCACCTATGGAGCGATCACCGGCGGGCGCTGAATGGGCTGTTCTGGAAGCTGCGGTCGGGGGCGCCATGGCGAGCCATCCCTACGCGTTATGGGCCGTGGAGCAGCATTTCCGACCGCTACCGCCGCTGGTGCCGTGCGGGATGA
- a CDS encoding VOC family protein: MSTGLHPATQIGTVALTINDLERSLAFYQHLIGLRLHRRDGSIAYLGAGGDDLLVLYHEPHARRYRTVCGLYHFAILLPNRYELARALARLYQAHYPHAPTDHVMTKSTYLDDPDGNGIEIYCESPEDGVFVMNNDIFFARRADGSLSDGREPLDVPAFLRLIHAPDEIVSPIATETRIGHIHLHVADLDRAVQFYHGVLGFDVQGVMRRFQMAMVSAGGYHHHIGLNTWRGEGIPPAPVNAIGLRWFEVVLPDDEALTPVLERVQAAGIACEQHPTGWHVVDPFGHRVVLTTPAMRANTMHHR, from the coding sequence ATGTCTACCGGCCTTCATCCTGCTACCCAGATTGGTACGGTTGCGCTCACCATCAACGATCTGGAGCGATCACTGGCGTTTTACCAACACCTGATCGGACTGCGCCTCCACCGCCGTGATGGTAGCATCGCCTATCTCGGTGCGGGTGGCGATGATCTCTTGGTCTTGTATCATGAACCGCACGCTCGTCGCTATCGCACCGTTTGTGGCCTGTACCACTTCGCCATTCTCCTACCCAATCGGTATGAACTGGCCCGTGCCTTAGCTCGCCTCTATCAAGCGCACTATCCTCACGCACCAACCGATCATGTCATGACCAAATCGACCTACCTTGATGATCCCGACGGTAATGGGATCGAAATCTATTGCGAGTCGCCGGAAGATGGGGTCTTCGTCATGAACAACGACATCTTCTTCGCGCGCCGCGCCGATGGTAGCTTAAGCGATGGGCGTGAACCGCTCGATGTCCCTGCCTTTTTGCGTCTAATCCACGCCCCCGACGAGATCGTATCACCGATTGCCACCGAAACTCGCATCGGTCATATTCATCTCCACGTCGCCGATCTCGACCGAGCCGTGCAATTCTATCACGGTGTACTAGGTTTTGACGTACAGGGCGTGATGCGCCGTTTTCAAATGGCGATGGTCTCAGCCGGTGGTTACCATCATCATATCGGACTGAATACATGGCGCGGCGAAGGTATCCCTCCGGCGCCGGTCAACGCAATCGGATTACGCTGGTTTGAGGTTGTGCTGCCAGATGACGAAGCGCTCACGCCGGTACTCGAACGGGTGCAAGCTGCCGGCATCGCGTGTGAGCAGCACCCAACAGGATGGCACGTCGTAGACCCATTTGGTCATCGAGTCGTCTTAACAACGCCGGCGATGCGGGCAAACACCATGCACCATCGCTGA
- a CDS encoding ArsA family ATPase, whose product MWPATSQIIIFSGEASAAAATATAVAAAQHQPTLLASLTATHACATLIGAQLALEPTHITSNLDLWTFHPLTDLSTTWAELRARVNVPGPPIDGSDLPLLPGLELFLAVYRLATHAQRGYRIICVDAGPPDTLLRALSVPDTFRWIMRQLFGLDRGPGQSSESLARAALPANLLPFEQIGQMQEARVRFEQLRDAALDPARVRARLVIHPDQAGLRSAQVYAPALPLFGLTFDALIVGPLLPTVSDGHALAASVLEQATVLAAIAARWPHVPLFHLPLLATPGSVAHFATIGQSLFHPPTPLSPPITIGPIHDPFISLYLPGVAREDLSISVSGDELIVSLGPYRRHLLLPTTLRGVPIRAVREGDRLTIRRRE is encoded by the coding sequence ATGTGGCCTGCTACCTCGCAGATCATCATTTTTAGCGGCGAAGCGAGTGCGGCGGCGGCTACTGCGACGGCTGTTGCGGCTGCTCAACATCAACCGACACTGCTCGCCAGTCTGACTGCAACTCATGCCTGCGCTACGCTCATTGGAGCACAACTTGCTCTCGAACCGACGCATATCACATCCAATCTCGATTTGTGGACGTTTCATCCACTGACCGATTTGAGTACTACATGGGCCGAACTCCGTGCCCGGGTCAACGTACCCGGCCCCCCAATTGACGGTAGCGATTTGCCACTCCTACCGGGCCTTGAACTGTTTTTAGCCGTCTATCGCCTCGCCACCCATGCCCAACGCGGCTATCGGATCATCTGCGTCGACGCCGGGCCACCCGATACTCTCTTACGGGCCTTGTCCGTCCCCGATACCTTCCGCTGGATCATGCGACAACTGTTTGGTCTCGACCGTGGCCCCGGTCAATCGAGTGAATCGTTAGCGCGGGCCGCATTACCGGCCAATCTCTTACCATTCGAGCAGATTGGACAGATGCAAGAGGCGCGGGTACGGTTTGAGCAGTTGCGCGACGCTGCGCTCGACCCGGCACGAGTACGAGCACGTTTGGTCATCCATCCCGATCAGGCCGGCTTGCGGTCGGCACAGGTGTATGCGCCGGCGTTACCTCTGTTCGGTCTTACCTTCGATGCCTTGATTGTCGGCCCACTGTTACCGACGGTCAGTGATGGGCATGCGTTGGCTGCATCGGTGCTCGAGCAGGCGACGGTATTAGCAGCGATAGCAGCACGTTGGCCGCACGTACCACTCTTCCACTTGCCGCTGCTTGCGACTCCTGGTAGCGTGGCCCATTTCGCCACCATCGGGCAGAGCCTGTTCCACCCACCGACCCCTCTCTCACCACCGATTACGATCGGCCCGATCCACGATCCATTCATTAGCCTGTATTTACCAGGCGTTGCCCGCGAAGACCTCAGCATTAGTGTCAGTGGCGACGAGTTGATCGTATCGCTTGGCCCATACCGACGCCATTTACTGCTACCGACAACGTTACGCGGCGTCCCGATCCGTGCGGTACGTGAGGGAGATCGATTGACTATTCGCCGACGAGAGTAG
- a CDS encoding SDR family NAD(P)-dependent oxidoreductase has protein sequence MAHNTTDLSKVKAVVTGGSRGIGRAIAEALARAGAEVVISSANAANLAEAEHALQAAGLKVSGVRCDVSNRLAVEALAATAAERMGRIDLWVNNAGISGPFGYALDVPPEAWERVIQVNLLGTYYGCRAALPYMIKQRNGQIINLSGGGAKRAQRFLSAYSTSKAAIVRLTEAFARDYQDHPYLRFNVLTPGMVPTDMINHFETVGPGGEAIKQLPRVLRIFGTTAEETAALALRIVREGKNGQIFEVMPRHRAIWRLLKAAVHRS, from the coding sequence ATGGCGCACAACACCACCGATTTGAGCAAAGTGAAAGCGGTTGTCACCGGGGGCAGTCGCGGCATCGGGCGCGCAATTGCCGAAGCCCTAGCGCGCGCCGGTGCAGAGGTCGTTATCTCATCGGCCAACGCTGCCAATCTGGCCGAGGCCGAACACGCACTACAGGCCGCCGGTCTCAAGGTCAGCGGTGTACGCTGCGACGTCAGCAATCGCCTGGCAGTTGAAGCGTTAGCTGCGACCGCGGCTGAACGCATGGGACGGATCGATCTGTGGGTCAATAACGCCGGGATTTCAGGACCGTTCGGCTACGCGCTCGACGTACCGCCGGAAGCGTGGGAACGGGTCATTCAAGTCAATTTGCTCGGCACGTACTACGGTTGTCGGGCAGCATTGCCGTACATGATCAAACAGCGCAACGGTCAGATCATCAATTTGTCAGGCGGCGGTGCCAAACGAGCCCAGCGTTTTCTTTCGGCGTATAGTACCTCAAAAGCGGCGATCGTTCGCCTAACCGAAGCTTTTGCTCGCGATTACCAAGATCACCCCTACCTACGATTCAACGTACTGACGCCGGGTATGGTCCCAACCGATATGATCAATCACTTTGAGACGGTTGGCCCCGGCGGCGAAGCAATCAAGCAACTACCACGGGTGTTACGCATCTTTGGTACCACTGCCGAAGAGACGGCTGCATTAGCACTGCGCATCGTCCGTGAGGGCAAAAACGGTCAGATTTTTGAGGTGATGCCGCGCCACCGTGCGATCTGGCGTCTGTTGAAAGCCGCAGTTCACCGATCGTAA